In the genome of Salinirussus salinus, one region contains:
- a CDS encoding TIGR04024 family LLM class F420-dependent oxidoreductase, whose protein sequence is MKRDVFLPVAAQPSVQTLVEQAQRAERLGYDRAWLPETWGRDAVTVLTSIAHGTEEIGIGTSIMPIYSRSAALIGQTAATLQEVSGGRFRLGLGPSGPIVIENWHGEDFANPLRYTRETVDVAKQVLAGERVSYDGEYYDLDGFRLRCEPPEPTPAIDAAGMGPKAVELAGRFADGWHALMLTREGIRDRLADFDRGSEMGDRDRGSQEVTLSLTCCVDEDRERARRLVKQHICFYVGGMGTFYRDALARQGYEELAHEIHDNWNDGDRDRLVAEFPEDLLDELAVAGTPEECRDRIATFEAIDGLTVASVSFPRAAEPEDIDRTIEALAPE, encoded by the coding sequence GTGAAACGCGACGTCTTCCTCCCGGTGGCCGCACAGCCCAGCGTCCAGACCCTCGTCGAGCAGGCCCAGCGCGCCGAGCGACTGGGCTACGACCGCGCCTGGCTCCCCGAGACCTGGGGCCGGGACGCCGTCACCGTCCTGACCAGCATCGCCCACGGGACCGAGGAGATCGGGATCGGCACCTCGATCATGCCGATCTACTCCCGGTCGGCCGCGCTCATCGGGCAGACCGCCGCCACCCTCCAGGAGGTCTCGGGGGGGCGGTTCCGGCTCGGGCTCGGTCCCTCCGGCCCCATCGTCATCGAGAACTGGCACGGCGAGGACTTCGCCAACCCCCTGCGGTACACCCGCGAAACCGTCGACGTGGCAAAGCAGGTGCTCGCCGGCGAGCGGGTGAGCTACGACGGCGAGTACTACGACCTCGACGGCTTCCGGCTGCGGTGCGAGCCCCCCGAGCCGACCCCAGCGATCGACGCTGCCGGCATGGGGCCGAAGGCCGTCGAACTCGCCGGGCGCTTCGCCGACGGCTGGCACGCCCTGATGCTCACCCGCGAGGGGATCCGTGACCGGCTGGCCGACTTCGACCGCGGCTCGGAGATGGGCGACCGGGACCGGGGATCCCAGGAGGTCACCCTCTCGCTGACCTGCTGTGTCGACGAGGACCGCGAGCGCGCCCGCCGCCTGGTCAAACAGCACATCTGTTTCTACGTCGGCGGGATGGGGACCTTCTACCGCGACGCGCTGGCCCGGCAGGGCTACGAGGAGCTGGCCCACGAGATCCACGACAACTGGAACGACGGCGACCGCGACCGGCTCGTCGCCGAATTCCCCGAGGACCTGCTCGACGAGCTGGCCGTCGCCGGCACCCCCGAGGAGTGTCGCGACCGGATCGCGACCTTCGAGGCCATCGACGGCCTGACCGTCGCCTCCGTCTCGTTCCCCCGTGCCGCCGAGCCCGAGGATATCGACCGGACCATCGAGGCCCTGGCTCCCGAGTGA
- a CDS encoding aldehyde dehydrogenase family protein, translating to MSKQSSEADAEWSRLYIDGEWTGPSSGETIPVENPATRETVAEVPAATEDDVDAAYEAADAAQPEWEAMGREKRVELVGAFLEEFEARLAEVVDLLVREGGSTQGKAGQEATIAMVDFQTALELEPPEEEVRDSQFFEGKKHHIVHEPVGVVGVISPWNFPLHLTTRALAPALVLGNTVVVKPASDTPITGGLWLARVADEVGLPDGVVNVVTGRGSDIGDRMAGHPIPRTISFTGSTSVGKRVASQAGSSIALPALELGGNGPNVVTADVDVEQAAEVGAVGSFTHQGQVCISINRHIVHEDVYDEYVDRLVEHAESLTVGDPAEDGVDFGPVVNESQRDDLLAYVEQTVEEGATLETGGEAEGLFVEPTVLSDATNDMAASCNEHFGPVAPVIEVSSTEEAIEVANDTEYGLAAAVQCRDLDRARELADQVEAGMVHVNDHPIQDEPNAPFGGVKESGLGRYNGEWVMDEMVEPKWVSVQHEDRDYDLLE from the coding sequence ATGTCGAAACAATCATCGGAAGCCGACGCCGAGTGGAGCAGACTCTACATCGACGGCGAGTGGACCGGGCCGTCAAGCGGCGAGACGATCCCGGTCGAGAACCCCGCGACACGGGAGACGGTCGCGGAGGTGCCGGCGGCGACCGAGGACGACGTCGACGCTGCCTACGAGGCCGCCGACGCGGCCCAGCCCGAGTGGGAGGCGATGGGCCGGGAGAAACGGGTCGAACTGGTCGGCGCGTTCCTCGAGGAGTTCGAGGCCCGCCTCGCCGAGGTCGTCGACCTCCTGGTCCGGGAGGGCGGCAGCACCCAGGGGAAAGCGGGCCAGGAGGCAACCATCGCGATGGTCGACTTCCAGACCGCGCTCGAACTCGAGCCGCCCGAGGAGGAGGTCCGGGACTCCCAGTTCTTCGAGGGCAAGAAACACCACATCGTCCACGAGCCGGTGGGGGTCGTGGGGGTCATCTCGCCGTGGAACTTCCCGCTCCACCTGACCACGCGGGCGCTGGCGCCCGCGCTGGTGCTCGGGAACACGGTCGTCGTCAAGCCCGCCTCCGACACGCCGATCACGGGCGGGCTGTGGCTGGCGCGGGTCGCCGACGAGGTCGGCCTCCCCGACGGCGTCGTCAACGTCGTCACCGGCCGCGGCTCCGATATCGGCGACCGGATGGCTGGCCACCCGATTCCGCGGACCATCTCCTTCACCGGCTCGACGAGCGTCGGCAAGCGGGTCGCCAGCCAGGCCGGCAGCAGCATCGCCCTCCCCGCGCTCGAACTCGGGGGCAACGGCCCCAACGTCGTCACCGCCGACGTCGACGTCGAGCAGGCGGCCGAGGTCGGCGCCGTCGGCTCCTTTACCCACCAGGGCCAGGTCTGCATCTCCATCAACCGTCACATCGTCCACGAGGACGTCTACGACGAGTACGTCGACCGGCTGGTCGAGCACGCCGAGTCGCTGACGGTCGGCGACCCCGCCGAGGACGGCGTCGACTTCGGGCCCGTGGTCAACGAGAGCCAGCGCGACGACCTGCTCGCGTACGTCGAACAGACCGTCGAGGAGGGCGCGACGCTCGAAACCGGCGGCGAGGCGGAGGGGCTCTTCGTCGAGCCGACGGTCCTCTCGGACGCGACGAACGACATGGCCGCCTCCTGCAACGAGCACTTCGGCCCCGTCGCACCCGTGATCGAAGTGTCCTCGACGGAGGAAGCCATTGAGGTCGCCAACGACACCGAGTACGGGCTGGCCGCGGCGGTTCAGTGTCGGGACCTCGACCGCGCGCGCGAACTCGCGGACCAGGTCGAGGCCGGGATGGTCCACGTCAACGACCACCCGATCCAGGACGAACCCAACGCCCCCTTCGGCGGCGTGAAGGAGTCGGGGCTGGGCCGGTACAACGGCGAGTGGGTGATGGACGAGATGGTCGAGCCCAAGTGGGTCTCTGTCCAGCACGAGGACCGCGACTACGACCTGCTGGAGTAG
- a CDS encoding PaaI family thioesterase: protein MTDTDGEVDADREADASGEVSDPAEDGEFGSGRHTDLEAAQAVLDQHGFLSWLGIEFVEVEEGRAVMRVPHQEKLANWSGGSLHGGVTATVIDSCSAFALRTTFPDPLDPMLVTTDLTVRYVRPATSTITVDAEVVRSGESMGMTHVEVTGTAPDGSEKVVATGGTTYRMFENVDHAGET, encoded by the coding sequence ATGACCGACACCGACGGTGAGGTCGACGCCGACCGCGAGGCCGACGCCTCCGGGGAGGTCAGCGACCCTGCCGAGGACGGCGAGTTCGGGTCCGGCCGGCACACGGACCTGGAGGCCGCACAGGCGGTGCTCGACCAGCACGGCTTCCTCTCCTGGCTCGGCATCGAGTTCGTCGAGGTCGAGGAGGGTCGGGCCGTGATGCGGGTCCCCCACCAGGAGAAACTGGCAAACTGGTCGGGCGGCTCGCTGCACGGCGGCGTCACGGCCACCGTCATCGACAGCTGCTCGGCCTTTGCCCTCCGGACGACGTTCCCGGACCCGCTGGACCCGATGCTGGTGACCACCGACCTCACGGTCCGGTACGTCCGGCCGGCCACCTCCACGATCACGGTCGACGCCGAGGTGGTCCGCTCGGGCGAGTCAATGGGGATGACCCACGTCGAGGTGACCGGCACCGCGCCCGACGGCTCCGAGAAGGTCGTCGCCACCGGCGGCACCACCTACCGGATGTTCGAGAACGTCGACCACGCGGGGGAGACATGA
- a CDS encoding MaoC/PaaZ C-terminal domain-containing protein — protein MSGDSSSGDSDGDSFFAGVEVGDSRVTEARTITEADVTNFAGVSGDFNHIHTDAERMKESPFGERIAHGALVFSVATGLLWRSRSEEEREAVVAFYGIDHLRFVSPVFIGDTVHVEMEVIETEPTPDHPTAGGTVRYDVDIVNQDDETVISAEFISLLE, from the coding sequence ATGAGTGGGGACAGTTCGAGCGGGGATTCGGACGGGGACAGCTTTTTCGCCGGCGTCGAGGTCGGCGACTCCCGCGTGACGGAGGCCCGCACGATCACCGAGGCCGACGTGACCAACTTCGCGGGCGTCAGCGGCGACTTCAACCACATCCACACCGACGCCGAGCGGATGAAGGAGTCGCCTTTCGGCGAGCGGATCGCCCACGGGGCGCTGGTCTTCTCGGTCGCCACGGGCCTGCTCTGGCGCTCCCGGTCGGAAGAGGAGCGGGAGGCCGTGGTCGCCTTCTACGGGATCGACCACCTGCGCTTTGTCAGTCCAGTCTTCATCGGCGACACGGTCCACGTCGAGATGGAGGTCATCGAGACCGAGCCCACCCCCGACCACCCGACCGCGGGCGGCACTGTCCGCTACGACGTCGACATCGTCAACCAGGACGACGAGACGGTCATCTCCGCGGAGTTCATCTCGCTGCTGGAGTAG
- a CDS encoding 3-hydroxyacyl-CoA dehydrogenase/enoyl-CoA hydratase family protein — MHVDDIDRVTVLGAGNMGHGITEVVAMAGYDVVMRDIEQELVEDGYDDIEWSLQKLGESGRLDEEPEEILGRIETEVDLEAAVDGTDLVIEAAPEDLELKRDIYTDLDEYTPEHTILASNTSSLPITDIAEATDRPEQVVGMHFFNPPVKMDLVEVIYGSETSDETAEAAYEFVEAIDKTPIYVRKDVRGFVVNSVLGPFGDEAAWMVSNDEATVREADATMVHERGYPMGPFELADLTGIDVGYHVRKEAGDPIPPVVEEKVEAEELGQKTGKGYYDYEDGDGADYGPEDVSEDFDWLRVEARIINEAARLIGDDVATPDAIDTGMRLGTGFPEGPCRRADKLGLDTVLEKLEDQLEATGEDRYEPVDYLVELVEEGKTGKEAGEGFYEYDTGSGPGDYHTINWELSEDGLLEVELDRPERMNTLSGDLTEAVVDLLNSIDDDEVRAVTFEGAGDRAFCAGADISGFSDIEPAKEAEPGEFFETVANYPRPTLAKIDGYCLGGGLELAMACDLRVATESSEFGFPEINLGLIPGGGGTQRSMRMLTEARAKELVFRGEHIDADRAHKWGLINCAVSDENFEEVAGEFIDDLVNGPPVALRHAKRVMNSGQDQDLETGLDLESQSFSLLLTTDDMMEGAAAFAEDREPEFEGK, encoded by the coding sequence ATGCACGTAGATGACATCGACCGCGTCACGGTTCTCGGCGCGGGCAACATGGGACACGGTATCACGGAAGTCGTCGCCATGGCCGGCTACGACGTCGTGATGCGCGACATCGAGCAGGAACTGGTCGAGGACGGCTACGACGACATCGAGTGGAGCCTCCAGAAACTCGGCGAGAGCGGCCGTCTCGACGAGGAGCCCGAGGAGATCCTCGGCCGGATCGAGACCGAGGTCGACCTCGAGGCCGCAGTCGACGGTACCGACCTCGTCATCGAGGCTGCCCCCGAGGACCTGGAACTGAAACGGGACATCTACACGGACCTCGACGAGTACACCCCCGAACACACGATCCTGGCCTCGAACACCTCCTCGCTGCCGATCACCGACATCGCGGAGGCCACCGACCGACCCGAGCAGGTCGTCGGGATGCACTTCTTCAACCCGCCGGTGAAGATGGACCTGGTGGAGGTCATCTACGGCTCCGAGACCTCCGACGAGACCGCCGAGGCCGCCTACGAGTTCGTCGAGGCCATCGACAAGACGCCCATCTACGTCCGGAAGGACGTCCGCGGCTTCGTCGTCAACAGCGTCCTGGGGCCGTTCGGCGACGAGGCCGCCTGGATGGTTTCGAATGACGAGGCCACCGTCCGGGAGGCCGACGCGACGATGGTCCACGAGCGAGGCTACCCGATGGGGCCCTTCGAGCTCGCGGACCTGACCGGCATCGACGTCGGCTACCACGTCCGCAAGGAGGCCGGCGACCCGATCCCGCCGGTCGTCGAGGAGAAAGTCGAGGCCGAGGAGCTGGGTCAGAAGACCGGCAAGGGCTACTACGACTACGAGGACGGCGACGGCGCCGACTACGGCCCCGAGGACGTCTCCGAGGACTTCGACTGGCTGCGGGTCGAGGCGCGGATCATCAACGAGGCCGCCCGGCTGATCGGCGACGACGTCGCCACCCCCGACGCCATCGACACCGGGATGCGGCTGGGCACCGGCTTCCCCGAGGGTCCCTGCCGCCGCGCCGACAAGCTCGGCCTCGATACGGTGCTGGAGAAGCTGGAAGACCAGCTCGAGGCCACCGGTGAGGACCGCTACGAGCCTGTCGACTATCTCGTCGAACTCGTCGAGGAGGGCAAGACCGGCAAAGAGGCCGGCGAGGGCTTCTACGAGTACGACACCGGCAGCGGTCCTGGTGACTACCACACAATCAACTGGGAGCTCTCCGAGGACGGCCTGCTCGAGGTCGAACTCGACCGGCCCGAGCGGATGAACACGCTCAGCGGCGACCTGACCGAGGCCGTCGTCGACCTGCTGAACTCCATCGACGACGACGAGGTCCGGGCGGTCACCTTCGAGGGCGCCGGCGACCGCGCGTTCTGTGCGGGCGCGGACATCTCCGGCTTCTCGGACATCGAGCCGGCCAAGGAGGCCGAGCCCGGCGAGTTCTTCGAGACGGTCGCGAACTACCCGCGGCCGACGCTTGCCAAGATCGACGGCTACTGTCTGGGCGGCGGGCTCGAGCTCGCGATGGCCTGCGACCTCCGGGTCGCCACCGAGTCCTCCGAGTTCGGCTTCCCGGAGATCAACCTCGGGCTGATCCCCGGCGGCGGAGGGACCCAGCGCTCGATGCGGATGCTGACCGAGGCCCGCGCGAAGGAACTGGTCTTCCGCGGCGAGCACATCGACGCCGACCGCGCCCACAAGTGGGGGCTGATCAACTGCGCCGTCAGCGACGAGAACTTCGAGGAGGTCGCCGGGGAGTTCATCGACGACCTCGTCAACGGCCCGCCGGTCGCGCTCCGCCACGCCAAACGCGTGATGAACAGCGGCCAGGACCAGGACCTGGAGACGGGCCTGGACCTGGAGAGCCAGTCGTTCTCGCTGCTGCTCACGACCGACGACATGATGGAGGGCGCCGCGGCCTTCGCCGAGGACCGCGAGCCCGAGTTCGAGGGGAAGTGA
- a CDS encoding quinone oxidoreductase family protein, with amino-acid sequence MQAIEVTDFGGNDVIEVTDRDVPDPGPGQVRVEVKAAGINFADIMQRRGHYQGGPEPPYVAGMEVAGVVDAVGEGADREVGDRVMGFADGGAFAEYAVASAGGLLDAPEGMSFAEAAGVPVQFLTAHNCLFEWGGLEEGERVLIHAAAGGVGTAAVQLASNAGADVFGTASTAEKLDLAADLGCDHPVNYTETDFVEAVEEITDGENLDLVLDGIGGETSSQSLETLREFGRMVCYGAASGTPGQLDTGELLFNNYTVYGYHLGRGLVKEPGRVLSAVEPLNEGLASGDLEVIVGHEFDLAEAAEALQFIEDRNSSGKVVLKP; translated from the coding sequence ATGCAAGCGATCGAGGTGACCGACTTCGGCGGCAACGACGTTATCGAGGTGACCGACCGCGATGTTCCCGACCCCGGCCCGGGACAGGTCCGGGTCGAGGTGAAGGCCGCGGGCATCAACTTCGCGGACATCATGCAGCGACGCGGCCACTACCAGGGCGGGCCGGAGCCGCCCTACGTCGCGGGGATGGAGGTCGCGGGCGTCGTCGACGCCGTCGGCGAGGGCGCCGACCGCGAGGTCGGCGACCGGGTGATGGGCTTTGCCGATGGTGGCGCCTTCGCGGAGTACGCCGTCGCCAGCGCGGGCGGGCTGCTCGACGCCCCCGAGGGGATGTCCTTCGCCGAGGCCGCCGGCGTCCCCGTGCAGTTCCTGACCGCCCACAACTGCCTGTTCGAGTGGGGCGGCCTGGAGGAGGGCGAGCGCGTCCTGATCCACGCGGCCGCCGGCGGGGTCGGTACCGCCGCCGTCCAGCTCGCCAGCAACGCCGGCGCCGACGTGTTCGGGACGGCCTCCACCGCCGAGAAGCTGGACCTCGCCGCCGACCTGGGCTGTGACCACCCGGTCAACTACACCGAGACCGACTTCGTCGAGGCAGTCGAGGAGATCACCGACGGCGAGAACCTGGACCTGGTGCTCGACGGCATCGGCGGGGAGACCAGCAGCCAGAGCCTCGAGACCCTGCGCGAGTTCGGCCGCATGGTCTGTTACGGTGCGGCCTCGGGCACACCCGGCCAGCTCGACACGGGCGAACTCCTCTTCAACAATTATACCGTGTACGGCTACCACCTCGGCCGCGGGCTGGTGAAGGAACCGGGCCGAGTGCTCTCGGCCGTGGAGCCGCTGAACGAGGGGCTCGCGAGCGGCGACCTCGAAGTGATCGTCGGCCACGAGTTCGACCTGGCGGAGGCGGCCGAGGCCCTGCAGTTCATCGAGGACCGCAACTCCAGTGGCAAGGTCGTCCTGAAGCCCTGA
- a CDS encoding HAD family hydrolase, protein MSEPPAEWDAVFFDIGGVIVSLPAIRAGYVDYVEQFAAERGLDPEPALEAWRDRLGEHFKAAEGREYRSAEEGYRKAFQHIADGDIEESAWRPDFERTLRAARELEPNAAETIRGLDDAGLYLGIISDIDTAEAHRMLEDQGLDTAFEGITTSQEVGYKKPDGRMFEDALSTAERHGVDPARSLMVGDRYEHDMRGGTEAGLWTVAYGGTAAENAGEPGDGYRVDDEYVDFVVEDLADVLEIVGADGGD, encoded by the coding sequence ATGAGCGAACCCCCCGCGGAGTGGGACGCGGTCTTCTTCGACATCGGCGGTGTCATCGTCAGCCTCCCGGCGATCCGCGCCGGGTACGTCGACTACGTCGAGCAGTTCGCCGCCGAGCGCGGCCTCGACCCCGAGCCCGCACTCGAGGCGTGGCGCGACCGTCTCGGCGAGCACTTCAAGGCTGCCGAGGGCCGGGAGTACCGCTCGGCAGAGGAAGGGTACCGGAAGGCCTTCCAGCACATCGCCGACGGCGACATCGAGGAATCGGCGTGGCGTCCGGACTTCGAGCGGACGCTCCGGGCCGCCCGCGAGCTGGAGCCGAACGCCGCCGAGACCATTCGGGGGCTCGACGACGCCGGCCTGTACCTCGGGATCATCTCCGACATCGACACCGCCGAAGCCCACCGGATGCTGGAGGACCAGGGACTCGACACGGCCTTCGAGGGCATCACCACCTCCCAGGAGGTCGGCTACAAGAAGCCCGACGGGCGGATGTTCGAGGACGCCCTCTCGACGGCCGAGCGCCACGGGGTCGACCCGGCCCGGTCGCTGATGGTCGGCGACCGCTACGAGCACGACATGCGGGGAGGGACGGAGGCGGGCCTGTGGACGGTCGCCTACGGCGGGACCGCCGCCGAGAACGCTGGTGAGCCCGGCGACGGCTACCGCGTCGACGACGAGTACGTCGACTTCGTCGTCGAGGACCTCGCCGACGTCCTCGAGATCGTCGGCGCCGACGGCGGCGACTGA